One stretch of Ictalurus punctatus breed USDA103 chromosome 5, Coco_2.0, whole genome shotgun sequence DNA includes these proteins:
- the gp1bb gene encoding platelet glycoprotein Ib beta chain isoform X1 encodes MCAGMKWVLCALLVLVCVLGADVGKAEAVCPQGCFCTAAVVDCSSRGLTTDTLPSSFPASTTELRLHNNHLTALPTGLLDGMQALQLVTLHGNPWECDCAVLYLRGWLIKQNNDALKRNVSCNSPPSLQGRLVAYLSEEVVLNSCNYWLCDLALASQISLFIFIVVQAILLAVVVYFLRHFSQLSIDAQRAAAESFDS; translated from the exons A TGTGTGCTGGCATGAAGTGGGTGTTATGTGCCCTACTGGTTCTTGTCTGTGTGCTGGGAGCTGATGTTGGTAAAGCTGAGGCGGTATGCCCACAAGGCTGTTTCTGCACAGCTGCCGTGGTGGACTGTAGCAGTCGTGGACTCACCACTGACACGCTGCCTTCATCTTTCCCTGCGAGCACCACTGAACTTCGGCTCCACAATAATCACCTAACGGCGTTGCCCACTGGACTGCTGGACGGCATGCAGGCGCTGCAACTGGTCACGCTGCATGGGAACCCGTGGGAGTGTGACTGTGCCGTGCTCTATCTGAGGGGATGGCTGATAAAACAGAACAATGATGCTTTGAAAAG AAATGTGAGCTGCAATTCTCCTCCTAGCCTGCAGGGGAGACTAGTGGCCTACCTATCTGAGGAGGTGGTGCTTAACTCCTGTAATTATTGGCTGTGTGATCTGGCCTTGGCCTCACAGATTAGCTTGTTCATCTTTATAGTGGTGCAAGCAATCCTCCTTGCTGTGGTGGTCTACTTCCTccgccatttcagccagctGAGCATTGATGCACAGCGAGCAGCTGCAGAAAGCTTTGACAGCTGA
- the gp1bb gene encoding platelet glycoprotein Ib beta chain isoform X2, which produces MKWVLCALLVLVCVLGADVGKAEAVCPQGCFCTAAVVDCSSRGLTTDTLPSSFPASTTELRLHNNHLTALPTGLLDGMQALQLVTLHGNPWECDCAVLYLRGWLIKQNNDALKRNVSCNSPPSLQGRLVAYLSEEVVLNSCNYWLCDLALASQISLFIFIVVQAILLAVVVYFLRHFSQLSIDAQRAAAESFDS; this is translated from the exons ATGAAGTGGGTGTTATGTGCCCTACTGGTTCTTGTCTGTGTGCTGGGAGCTGATGTTGGTAAAGCTGAGGCGGTATGCCCACAAGGCTGTTTCTGCACAGCTGCCGTGGTGGACTGTAGCAGTCGTGGACTCACCACTGACACGCTGCCTTCATCTTTCCCTGCGAGCACCACTGAACTTCGGCTCCACAATAATCACCTAACGGCGTTGCCCACTGGACTGCTGGACGGCATGCAGGCGCTGCAACTGGTCACGCTGCATGGGAACCCGTGGGAGTGTGACTGTGCCGTGCTCTATCTGAGGGGATGGCTGATAAAACAGAACAATGATGCTTTGAAAAG AAATGTGAGCTGCAATTCTCCTCCTAGCCTGCAGGGGAGACTAGTGGCCTACCTATCTGAGGAGGTGGTGCTTAACTCCTGTAATTATTGGCTGTGTGATCTGGCCTTGGCCTCACAGATTAGCTTGTTCATCTTTATAGTGGTGCAAGCAATCCTCCTTGCTGTGGTGGTCTACTTCCTccgccatttcagccagctGAGCATTGATGCACAGCGAGCAGCTGCAGAAAGCTTTGACAGCTGA